A region of Argentina anserina chromosome 5, drPotAnse1.1, whole genome shotgun sequence DNA encodes the following proteins:
- the LOC126795967 gene encoding pre-mRNA-splicing factor SPF27 homolog has protein sequence MANATAAASTEILMLEAPPQGPSWPGPLTNAEIIDALPYIDEDYYSSAAVKNEVDLMVEEELRRSAKKPADFLKDLPPLAKPDFKNNPVLAREYDRVRASKPPVVLDFSRDKAEMPRRSDEASWRLALQKAQCYSQHNVVRLENLELMDKYGPDAWIRYNNVLQSLQSRLQKLAHESSQMIGTVNRERKEHQQNTAYELNALSAQWRELSLKNIEIQAACAKIENYIDELKKEAAERGWDLKPMENGQLNSE, from the exons TTAATGTTAGAAGCTCCGCCGCAAGGTCCATCATGGCCGGGCCCCTTAACCAACGCCGAGATCATCGACGCATTACCCTACATCGACGAAGACTACTACTCCAGCGCCGCCGTCAAGAACGAGGTCGACCTCATGGTGGAGGAAGAGCTCCGTCGCAGCGCCAAGAAGCCCGCCGACTTCCTCAAAGACTTGCCGCCGCTCGCCAAGCCCGATTTCAAG AATAATCCAGTTCTGGCGAGAGAGTACGACCGCGTGAGGGCCTCAAAGCCGCCGGTGGTGCTTGATTTCTCCAGAGATAAAGCGGAGATGCCGAGGAGGAGTGATGAAGCTTCTTGGAGACTGGCTCTGCAGAAAGCTCAGTGCTATTCGCAGCACAATGTCGTAAG GTTGGAGAATTTGGAGCTGATGGATAAGTATGGCCCTGATGCCTGGATTCGGTACAACAATGTATTGCAATCGCTTCAGTCAAG GTTGCAGAAATTGGCTCATGAAAGCTCCCAAATGATTGGAACCGTGAATCGTGAGAGGAAAGAACATCAG CAAAACACTGCATATGAGCTTAATGCTTTGTCTGCGCAATGGAGGGAACTTTCTCTGAAGAACATAGAAATCCAAGCAGCATGTGCTAAGATTGAGAATTACATAGATGAACTCAAAAAGGAAGCAGCGGAGAG AGGCTGGGACTTAAAACCAATGGAGAATGGCCAATTGAATTCTGAATGA
- the LOC126795961 gene encoding LOW QUALITY PROTEIN: ABC transporter A family member 7-like (The sequence of the model RefSeq protein was modified relative to this genomic sequence to represent the inferred CDS: inserted 1 base in 1 codon) gives MLFIAYNMDKVTSSASGKSPLCFLQNCFGKKKQLSSHLQTRTPSAERQGSTVSIQMDKPDVTREREKVESLLLNIDKTSHAIICHDMRKVYPGRDGNPEKFAVKGLSLALPRGECFGMLGSNGAGKTSFISMMIGLTKPSSGAAYVHGMDIRIQMDEIYTSIGVCSQHDLLWETLTGREHLLFYGRLKNLKGSALTEAVEESLKSVNLFNGGVADKQAGKYSGGMKRRLSVAISLIGDPKVAYMDEPSSGFDPASRKNLWNVVKAAKQDRAIILTSHSMEEAEALCDRLVIFVDGXCIGNPKELKARYGGLYIFTMTTSGDHEEVEKMVRTLSPNANKVYRLSGTQKFGLPENEVTIAGVFRAVEAAKRRFQVFAWGLIDTTLEDVFIKVATTAQTSLI, from the exons GAAACAACTTTCCTCACATCTTCAGACTAGGACACCTAGTGCAGAGAGGCAGGGATCTACAGTTTCTATCCAGATGGACAAACCTGATGTTACACGAG AGAGGGAGAAGGTTGAGAGTTTGCTACTGAATATAGATAAAACAAGTCACGCGATCATTTGCCATGACATGAGAAAAGTTTATCCAGGAAGAGATGGTAACCCTGAGAAGTTTGCAGTGAAAGGATTGTCTCTCGCTTTGCCACGAGGGGAATGCTTTGGCATGCTTGGTTCCAATGGTGCAGGGAAGACCTCTTTTATTAGCATG ATGATTGGTCTGACAAAACCAAGCTCTGGTGCAGCATATGTTCATGGTATGGACATTCGGATTCAAATGGATGAAATATATACCAGCATAGGCGTTTGTTCACAGCATGA CTTACTATGGGAGACCCTGACCGGAAGGGAGCATTTGCTGTTTTATGGCAGACTTAAGAATCTCAAAGGTTCTGCCTTAACAGAA GCTGTGGAAGAGTCGTTGAAGAGTGTGAATCTGTTCAATGGTGGAGTTGCTGACAAACAGGCTGGGAAATATAGTGGAGGTATGAAGAGGAGACTTAGCGTCGCAATTTCACTCATAGGAGATCCAAAG GTGGCCTACATGGATGAGCCTAGTAGTGGATTCGACCCAGCTTCAAGAAAAAATTTATGGAACGTTGTAAAAGCTGCAAAACAGGACCGAGCAATCATCTTAACCA GTCACTCCATGGAAGAGGCAGAAGCCCTTTGTGATCGACTAGTAATTTTCGTAGATG AGTGTATTGGAAATCCGAAAGAG CTGAAGGCTAGATATGGAGGATTGTATATCTTCACAATGACCACAAGTGGTGATCATGAGGAAGTGGAGAAGATGGTTCGGACATTGTCACCCAATGCCAACAAGGTATACCGACTCTCGGGGACACAGAAGTTTGGGTTGCCGGAAAATGAGGTCACCATCGCCGGTGTTTTCCGAGCCGTGGAGGCTGCAAAGAGACGATTTCAGGTGTTCGCATGGGGTCTCATCGATACTACTTTGGAGGATGTCTTCATCAAGGTTGCTACAACTGCGCAAACATCATTGATATAG